Proteins co-encoded in one Ruegeria sp. HKCCD4315 genomic window:
- a CDS encoding aminotransferase: MTQTRTSATFPPPVMEARRWVEGVTFPADRPLINVSQAAPVDPPPLALRQAMADFAVQEDSAHLYGPVLGNDDLRTELAAQISAHYAAQVDPAQTAITSGCNQAFSAVISAITDEADEVILPTPWYFNHKMWLDMAGVKAVDLPTGDDLLPDPDRAGALITKKTRAIALVTPNNPGGVEYPTDLVRAFYDLARDTGIRLIVDETYRDFDSRSGPPHDLFQQPDWDETLVQLYSFSKAYRLTGHRVGAIATSRVLLAEVEKFLDTVAICPGQIGQFAALWGMQNLSQWLAGERDEILDRRAAIKDGMPALEAQGWRLLGLGAYFAYLEHPFDMASDELARRLVAEAGVLLLPGTMFMPDHDPAGKRQVRVAFANLNRAGLGQLFDRLQGLSF, from the coding sequence ATGACCCAGACCCGCACCAGCGCCACTTTCCCTCCTCCGGTGATGGAGGCGCGCCGTTGGGTTGAAGGTGTCACCTTCCCAGCTGACCGCCCGCTGATCAATGTCAGCCAGGCCGCGCCGGTCGACCCGCCTCCGCTTGCTCTGCGTCAGGCCATGGCCGATTTTGCCGTGCAGGAAGACAGCGCGCATTTATATGGGCCGGTCTTGGGGAACGACGACCTGCGCACTGAACTGGCAGCACAGATCAGCGCGCATTACGCAGCACAGGTTGATCCGGCTCAGACCGCAATCACTTCGGGCTGCAATCAGGCCTTTTCGGCTGTGATCTCGGCAATCACTGACGAGGCGGATGAAGTGATTCTACCAACGCCATGGTATTTCAATCATAAAATGTGGTTGGACATGGCTGGGGTGAAGGCCGTTGACCTGCCAACAGGAGATGACCTTCTGCCTGATCCGGATCGTGCGGGCGCACTGATCACCAAAAAAACGCGCGCCATCGCCCTGGTCACGCCCAACAACCCCGGTGGTGTTGAATACCCGACTGATCTGGTCCGGGCCTTCTATGACCTGGCGCGTGACACTGGAATTCGCCTCATCGTCGATGAGACATATCGCGATTTCGATAGCCGCAGCGGTCCACCACACGATCTGTTCCAGCAGCCTGACTGGGATGAGACCTTGGTCCAACTCTATTCCTTTTCCAAAGCTTATCGCCTGACAGGCCACCGGGTCGGGGCCATAGCGACAAGCCGCGTGCTTTTGGCGGAAGTCGAGAAATTCCTCGACACCGTTGCCATTTGTCCCGGTCAGATCGGTCAGTTCGCAGCCCTTTGGGGGATGCAGAACCTGTCACAATGGCTGGCAGGTGAGCGGGACGAGATTCTGGACCGCAGGGCCGCAATCAAGGACGGGATGCCAGCACTTGAAGCGCAAGGATGGCGTCTTTTGGGGCTTGGTGCCTATTTCGCCTATCTTGAACATCCATTCGATATGGCTTCGGATGAACTGGCCCGCCGTCTGGTGGCAGAAGCAGGCGTGCTGCTGTTGCCCGGCACCATGTTCATGCCCGATCACGACCCCGCCGGAAAACGGCAAGTCCGTGTAGCATTCGCCAATCTGAACCGTGCTGGATTGGGCCAATTGTTCGACCGGTTACAGGGCCTGTCCTTCTAA
- the gpt gene encoding xanthine phosphoribosyltransferase gives MSAKDRLPHEKGFHISWDQIHRDSRALAWRLDGQGPDDGAWRAVVAITRGGMAPAMIVSRELDIRTVDTISVRSYHHQEQGEAEVLKAPDADLMGDGTGILIIDDLVDSGKTLELVRKMYPNAHFATVYAKPKGRPMVDTFITEVSQDTWIFFPWDMALQYVEPYRGTD, from the coding sequence ATGAGCGCCAAAGACCGCCTGCCCCACGAAAAAGGATTTCACATCAGCTGGGACCAGATCCATCGCGATTCGCGCGCGTTGGCCTGGCGTCTTGATGGACAAGGCCCAGACGATGGTGCCTGGCGCGCCGTTGTAGCCATTACGCGCGGCGGCATGGCCCCTGCGATGATTGTGAGCCGAGAGCTTGACATCCGCACAGTCGACACGATCAGCGTGCGGTCGTACCACCATCAGGAACAAGGCGAAGCCGAAGTTCTGAAAGCCCCCGACGCAGATCTGATGGGCGATGGCACCGGCATTCTGATCATCGATGACTTGGTAGACAGCGGTAAAACGCTGGAGTTGGTCCGCAAAATGTACCCCAACGCACATTTTGCGACTGTTTATGCCAAACCCAAGGGCCGCCCTATGGTGGACACCTTCATCACCGAAGTAAGCCAGGATACGTGGATCTTCTTCCCCTGGGATATGGCACTTCAATATGTCGAGCCATATCGCGGCACCGACTGA
- the fabI gene encoding enoyl-ACP reductase FabI, translating into MSNQLMAGKRGLIMGLANDKSIAWGIARALSEAGAELAFSYQGDALKKRVDPLAAQLGSEIVLPCDVSDEASVDALFTALEEKWGKLDFIVHAIGFSDKNELRGRYVDTSRANFKLTMDVSVYSFTAVMQRAEKMMGEGGSAITLTYYGAEQVMPHYNVMGVAKAALEASVKYLAEDLGKDGIRVNSISAGPIKTLAASGIGDFRYIMKWNEYNSPLRRNVTIDDVGKSALYLLSDLSSGVTGENLHVDSGYHIVGMKAVDAPDVEKG; encoded by the coding sequence ATGTCAAATCAGTTGATGGCCGGCAAACGCGGCCTCATCATGGGACTGGCCAATGACAAATCAATCGCATGGGGAATCGCCCGCGCCTTGTCCGAAGCCGGGGCCGAACTTGCTTTTTCCTACCAGGGCGACGCTTTGAAAAAGCGCGTCGACCCGCTTGCAGCGCAATTGGGTAGCGAAATCGTCCTGCCATGTGACGTGAGCGATGAGGCATCCGTTGATGCGCTGTTCACTGCGCTGGAAGAGAAATGGGGCAAACTAGACTTTATCGTTCATGCCATCGGCTTTTCCGACAAGAACGAACTGCGCGGTCGCTATGTCGATACCAGCCGGGCGAATTTCAAGCTGACAATGGACGTGTCGGTTTATTCCTTCACCGCCGTGATGCAACGCGCCGAAAAAATGATGGGCGAAGGCGGCAGTGCAATCACCCTGACCTATTATGGCGCCGAACAGGTCATGCCTCATTATAATGTAATGGGCGTCGCCAAAGCCGCGCTTGAGGCGTCGGTCAAATATCTGGCCGAGGATCTGGGCAAGGACGGTATCCGAGTGAACTCGATCTCAGCCGGTCCGATCAAGACCCTGGCCGCCAGCGGCATCGGCGATTTCCGCTATATCATGAAGTGGAACGAATATAACTCGCCCCTGCGCCGCAACGTGACCATCGATGATGTGGGCAAATCAGCACTCTACTTGCTGTCTGATCTGTCCAGCGGCGTGACCGGAGAAAATCTGCACGTAGATTCGGGTTATCACATTGTCGGCATGAAGGCCGTCGATGCACCTGACGTGGAAAAGGGCTAA
- the pdxH gene encoding pyridoxamine 5'-phosphate oxidase: MTERDGIFAGSDPFEIAGRWLSEAEKTELNDPNAIALATVDPDGMPNARMVLLKEIEADSFVFYTNYESAKAAELDAAGKAAFVMHWKSLRRQLRVRGTITRENGPQADEYYASRSLKSRLGAWASKQSQPLSSRTALMAEVAKVTAKLGPNPPRPPFWGGYRLTPTEIEFWADGAFRLHDRFRWKRAEPGLAWHVERLNP; encoded by the coding sequence ATGACCGAGCGTGATGGCATCTTTGCTGGCTCCGATCCGTTTGAAATAGCGGGTCGGTGGTTGAGTGAGGCTGAAAAGACAGAATTGAACGACCCTAATGCGATTGCGCTGGCAACCGTCGACCCAGATGGAATGCCAAACGCGCGTATGGTACTGCTGAAGGAGATCGAAGCAGATTCGTTTGTGTTCTATACGAACTACGAAAGCGCAAAAGCGGCCGAATTGGATGCAGCCGGAAAAGCTGCATTTGTCATGCATTGGAAATCTTTGCGGCGACAATTGCGTGTTCGTGGTACAATCACCCGCGAAAATGGGCCTCAGGCGGATGAATATTACGCATCGAGGTCGCTGAAGAGCCGTTTGGGGGCCTGGGCGTCGAAGCAATCTCAACCCCTATCAAGCCGTACAGCCTTGATGGCTGAGGTGGCCAAGGTGACTGCTAAGCTGGGTCCGAATCCCCCCCGCCCACCGTTTTGGGGCGGGTATAGATTGACGCCAACTGAAATTGAATTCTGGGCTGACGGGGCATTCCGTCTACATGATCGGTTCAGATGGAAACGCGCAGAGCCGGGATTGGCATGGCATGTGGAAAGGTTGAATCCATGA